A single genomic interval of Halomonas sp. GT harbors:
- a CDS encoding porin: MFKKTTLALAISGLLGASAAQAAMVYDQDGTTLDIYGRIAMGFEGGGEKDGVDNGEEFRNFGSRLRFTAGHQINADLRAFARVEWRFTGDERSRPGFDEVRNSYLGLESKQYGTFMAGNYDSYYDSYVMTPFDVYVERGYEFAGGGLQARGDSIGYKTPEINGFQAVFSAKHFSERGLTEAQQSSDGSVIATQGGVVYATGPVRLALGYVEDTVRGGGNGETRFGTTATYDINDAFSARLGYETRGDSDTRGGGFDTVGLGGSFATGAWTFYLDYYNIDVDNADNDRDAWAAAAHYDVSKNLDVFVELNDANQDAINDFEDDLYYAVGARYHF, encoded by the coding sequence ATGTTTAAAAAGACGACACTTGCTCTGGCTATTAGTGGTTTGTTGGGTGCCTCTGCTGCTCAGGCAGCGATGGTGTATGACCAAGACGGCACGACGCTGGATATCTACGGCCGCATCGCCATGGGGTTTGAGGGCGGTGGTGAAAAAGATGGCGTTGATAATGGAGAAGAATTCCGTAATTTTGGTTCTCGTTTGCGCTTTACAGCGGGCCACCAAATTAACGCCGACCTGCGAGCGTTTGCACGGGTAGAGTGGCGCTTTACTGGTGATGAGCGCAGCCGCCCGGGCTTTGACGAGGTGCGGAATAGTTACCTTGGTTTAGAGAGTAAACAGTACGGTACGTTCATGGCGGGTAACTACGACAGTTACTACGATAGCTACGTTATGACGCCGTTTGATGTGTATGTAGAGCGTGGCTATGAATTCGCTGGGGGTGGCCTTCAGGCGCGTGGCGACTCGATTGGCTATAAAACGCCTGAAATTAACGGTTTTCAGGCCGTTTTCTCAGCGAAACACTTTTCTGAGCGTGGGCTCACCGAAGCACAGCAGTCTAGCGACGGTAGCGTTATCGCCACCCAAGGTGGCGTCGTTTACGCGACAGGCCCCGTACGTTTAGCACTTGGCTATGTAGAAGATACCGTTCGTGGCGGTGGCAACGGCGAAACACGCTTTGGTACTACAGCCACGTACGATATTAATGACGCTTTTTCTGCGCGCTTAGGTTACGAAACCCGCGGTGACAGCGATACGCGGGGCGGCGGTTTTGACACGGTAGGCCTAGGTGGTAGCTTTGCCACCGGTGCTTGGACCTTCTATCTCGATTATTACAACATTGACGTAGATAACGCTGATAATGATCGTGACGCTTGGGCCGCTGCGGCGCACTACGATGTTTCTAAAAATCTTGATGTATTTGTCGAGCTAAATGATGCCAATCAAGATGCTATTAATGACTTCGAAGATGACCTTTATTACGCAGTAGGCGCACGCTATCACTTTTAA
- a CDS encoding bifunctional metallophosphatase/5'-nucleotidase, whose amino-acid sequence MRFSCYGIALGTALLITVTPALADNYTLTLFHTNDLHGRTDQYPQLVTTLNEAREAYGEVLLLDAGDIFSGTLYFTEFAGQDALEFMNLMGYDAFVPGNHEFDLGDPEEGHQALAAFFADAAFPILGANLDFSAAPEFAGMLDESISGDPQSGGLYDGIIVEHNGEPIGIFGLSTQDSKTISSPGQITISDYRQAAEAMVASFEERGVNKIIALTHLGYDSNPSVGNDLLLAQHVEGIDIIIGGHSHTRVSPPTLMTENHKGEPQAPTVIGQAGEYGQHLGVMQVTFDTDGVVQDVSGELLATSEYDADTDALERLEPYTAAIEELRDTQVGATVMSALPNPRHGSGDSRSVRANETALGNLITDAQLYAARKVAPDTMLAIQNSGGIREPVETGDVSVGDLIAVQPFGNRLTLLDVTGAELLETFEIALTNVPDENGGFLQVSAGVELVYDSREPVGERVVSLTITQQAIDPERTYTIATNNFTAAGGDSHAVLGAAYEDGRNTIVGNTDWQMLRDYLVSLGEVTYQVEGRIVDIAERD is encoded by the coding sequence ATGCGTTTTAGCTGCTATGGGATTGCGCTAGGGACAGCGTTGTTGATCACCGTTACTCCTGCCCTTGCTGACAACTACACCCTCACGTTGTTTCACACCAACGACTTGCATGGTCGCACAGATCAGTACCCGCAGCTGGTCACCACGCTAAACGAAGCGCGTGAGGCGTATGGTGAAGTATTACTGTTGGACGCGGGCGATATTTTTTCTGGAACGCTCTACTTTACTGAGTTTGCTGGCCAGGATGCTCTCGAATTTATGAACTTAATGGGCTATGACGCGTTTGTCCCAGGCAATCACGAATTTGACTTGGGCGATCCTGAAGAGGGGCACCAAGCGCTAGCCGCGTTTTTTGCGGATGCAGCGTTTCCTATTTTAGGCGCCAATTTGGATTTTTCGGCCGCGCCTGAATTTGCTGGCATGCTCGATGAGTCTATCAGCGGGGACCCGCAGTCAGGGGGGCTCTATGACGGTATTATTGTTGAGCACAATGGCGAGCCAATCGGCATCTTTGGGCTTAGTACCCAGGATAGCAAGACAATCTCGAGCCCCGGTCAAATCACGATCAGCGATTACCGCCAAGCGGCTGAGGCCATGGTGGCAAGCTTTGAAGAGCGAGGCGTTAATAAGATTATCGCCCTGACCCACCTGGGGTACGATAGTAACCCCAGCGTGGGCAACGACCTTTTGTTGGCTCAGCACGTAGAGGGAATCGATATCATTATTGGTGGCCACAGCCACACCCGCGTGTCGCCGCCTACGCTAATGACTGAAAACCATAAAGGAGAGCCCCAAGCACCGACAGTCATTGGGCAGGCGGGTGAGTATGGTCAGCATTTAGGTGTTATGCAGGTAACATTTGATACAGATGGTGTTGTTCAAGATGTCTCAGGCGAACTATTAGCGACCAGTGAGTATGATGCCGATACCGACGCGCTAGAGCGGCTTGAACCCTACACAGCGGCAATAGAAGAATTACGCGATACCCAGGTCGGTGCCACAGTAATGTCGGCACTGCCCAATCCACGTCATGGCAGCGGCGACTCGCGAAGCGTGCGTGCTAACGAAACCGCGCTGGGCAATTTGATCACCGATGCCCAGCTGTATGCCGCACGCAAAGTAGCGCCGGATACGATGCTGGCCATCCAAAACAGCGGCGGTATCCGTGAACCGGTCGAGACCGGCGATGTCTCTGTGGGCGATTTGATCGCCGTACAGCCGTTTGGTAACCGTTTGACGCTACTGGATGTTACTGGCGCTGAGCTACTCGAAACGTTCGAAATTGCCCTAACCAATGTGCCCGATGAGAATGGCGGATTTTTACAAGTGTCGGCAGGTGTTGAGCTGGTGTACGACAGCCGAGAGCCGGTAGGCGAGCGTGTGGTTAGCCTGACAATAACGCAGCAGGCTATTGACCCAGAACGCACTTACACCATCGCGACGAACAACTTTACTGCCGCTGGCGGCGATAGCCACGCAGTATTAGGGGCTGCTTACGAGGATGGCCGCAACACTATTGTTGGTAACACTGATTGGCAAATGCTGCGTGATTACCTAGTGTCGCTTGGGGAAGTAACTTACCAAGTGGAAGGGCGGATAGTAGATATTGCTGAAAGGGATTAG
- a CDS encoding DUF1428 domain-containing protein, translating into MNTSATPYVDGFIAAVPTNNKSEFIEHARAAAVVFKEYGALRVVECWEDDVPEGEVTSFTMAVKRQNDESVIFSWIEWPSKAVRDVAMPKVMEDPRLQMDVNPMPFDGKRLIYGGFESIITV; encoded by the coding sequence ATGAACACTTCCGCCACGCCCTATGTCGATGGCTTCATCGCTGCCGTGCCAACCAATAATAAATCTGAATTTATTGAGCATGCCCGGGCTGCCGCCGTCGTGTTCAAAGAGTACGGCGCACTGCGAGTGGTGGAGTGCTGGGAAGACGATGTTCCCGAAGGAGAGGTCACCTCGTTCACCATGGCGGTTAAACGCCAAAACGACGAAAGCGTTATTTTTTCATGGATAGAATGGCCTTCCAAAGCGGTACGCGATGTCGCTATGCCAAAAGTCATGGAAGATCCACGTTTACAAATGGACGTTAATCCCATGCCCTTTGATGGTAAGCGTCTTATTTATGGGGGCTTTGAAAGCATCATTACTGTGTGA
- a CDS encoding YciI family protein: MKYVALVYYQEQIINSMSEQEWHDLNQECIAGVERLNASGNYLAGQPLQPTETATTVRVRDGETLVSDGPFAETKEQLAGFYLLEAHDLNEALQLASRIPPARFGSIEIRPARELPPKSNAGETA, from the coding sequence ATGAAGTACGTTGCGCTAGTGTATTACCAAGAGCAAATCATCAATTCCATGAGTGAACAGGAGTGGCACGACCTCAACCAGGAGTGTATCGCGGGGGTCGAGCGCCTGAACGCCAGCGGCAATTATCTCGCTGGGCAGCCATTACAACCAACGGAGACTGCAACCACCGTGCGGGTACGTGATGGCGAGACACTGGTATCCGACGGCCCCTTTGCCGAAACCAAAGAGCAGTTGGCTGGCTTCTACCTGCTGGAAGCCCACGACTTGAATGAGGCACTGCAGCTAGCTAGCCGCATCCCGCCTGCCCGATTCGGCAGTATCGAAATACGCCCCGCTCGAGAACTCCCACCGAAATCAAACGCTGGAGAAACAGCATGA
- a CDS encoding VOC family protein has protein sequence MKFMLIRRADASTENGTLPSQDMLAAMAAYNERMIKAGVLVSGNGLRPTSDGCLVRFENGSPTIIPGPLSPPSERMAGYSVLEAPTLEEAIHWAQQWPAMDADGNVTLELRRYFSLEDFEPGDGLEQHRHHARIPDEMNVYVAFPGTCREAMQFYADVTGGHLECLMTYAETPAAEHTPPALHDHIIHASLNLRGRRLMGADMDPEKYMAPQGVHVQLEYQDKEQASNTFARLADGGEITMPFEATFWSPGFGMATDRFGIHWMVNVSSENCPLATEGDVP, from the coding sequence ATGAAATTCATGCTAATTCGCCGTGCCGATGCCAGTACAGAAAATGGCACCTTACCTTCTCAGGACATGCTAGCGGCCATGGCTGCCTATAACGAACGCATGATTAAGGCCGGAGTGCTCGTTAGTGGCAATGGCCTTCGACCAACCAGCGACGGATGTCTGGTTCGTTTCGAGAATGGCTCGCCTACCATCATCCCCGGCCCGTTATCGCCGCCAAGTGAACGAATGGCAGGCTACAGCGTACTAGAAGCGCCAACACTTGAAGAGGCCATTCATTGGGCTCAGCAGTGGCCCGCCATGGATGCCGATGGCAATGTGACGCTTGAGTTAAGGCGTTACTTTTCGCTGGAAGATTTCGAGCCGGGCGATGGCCTGGAACAACACCGCCACCACGCCCGCATTCCGGACGAAATGAACGTGTATGTTGCCTTTCCCGGCACCTGCCGTGAAGCCATGCAGTTTTATGCCGACGTCACTGGTGGTCATTTGGAATGCCTAATGACTTACGCTGAAACGCCTGCCGCTGAACACACCCCGCCTGCTCTCCATGACCACATTATCCATGCCTCTTTAAATCTGCGTGGCCGACGCTTAATGGGCGCCGACATGGACCCAGAGAAATACATGGCTCCCCAAGGGGTTCATGTACAGCTGGAGTATCAAGATAAGGAACAGGCCTCGAATACGTTCGCACGCCTAGCGGACGGTGGCGAGATCACTATGCCCTTCGAAGCCACCTTCTGGTCGCCTGGGTTCGGCATGGCAACCGACCGCTTTGGCATTCACTGGATGGTTAACGTTTCGTCAGAAAACTGTCCTTTAGCCACCGAAGGAGACGTCCCATGA
- a CDS encoding RNA polymerase sigma factor, which produces MKTACYGLDTLYRDHSRRVQATLIRLLGDFELAEEAMQDAFVAAVQQWPISGTPDNPQAWLIRTGYHCGINQIRQRSTARRRAHLLLPLEETLDLEPASIQDDALRLLFTCCHPSLNMEARVALTLREMCSLTTEQVASALLMKPSTLAQRIVRAKRKIRDARIPYAVPDSEALPERLPDVLQVIYLVFNEGYSRSMGSHVVDVSLTKEAMHLGEALAKLLPSGEVFGLMALMRLNDARRDARQDSAGDLVTLDEQNRALWHQEDIRSGIEWLEQALTLTPTGYYTLQASIAAEHSQASSAEQTDWGRIVRLYDALCHRNASPILALNRAVAIAMNGALATGLQLLDELAHHPQMARYYLFYAAQADLLRRQGQQDAAQRAYQQALVLTTLDPEKRFLLRRLSELKQP; this is translated from the coding sequence ATGAAGACAGCATGTTATGGCCTCGACACCTTATACCGCGATCATTCCCGGCGCGTACAGGCGACCCTGATTCGCTTATTAGGGGATTTTGAACTTGCCGAAGAAGCAATGCAGGACGCATTTGTGGCAGCAGTTCAGCAATGGCCGATTAGCGGTACACCCGACAATCCTCAAGCGTGGTTAATTCGTACCGGCTACCACTGTGGGATTAATCAGATTCGTCAACGCAGCACGGCCCGCCGCCGAGCTCATTTGCTTCTACCCCTTGAAGAGACACTGGATCTCGAACCAGCGTCGATCCAAGACGATGCACTGCGACTGTTGTTCACCTGTTGTCACCCAAGCCTAAACATGGAAGCTCGCGTTGCATTAACCCTACGGGAAATGTGCAGCCTCACCACCGAGCAGGTGGCGAGTGCGTTACTCATGAAACCCTCTACACTCGCGCAACGCATCGTACGCGCTAAACGCAAAATTCGCGATGCCCGTATTCCCTACGCAGTGCCTGACAGCGAAGCACTTCCCGAGCGCCTGCCAGATGTACTCCAGGTTATCTATTTAGTGTTCAACGAAGGCTACTCACGCAGCATGGGCAGCCATGTCGTTGATGTCAGTTTGACGAAGGAAGCCATGCACCTCGGTGAGGCGTTAGCAAAGTTGCTACCCAGTGGCGAGGTGTTTGGATTGATGGCGCTGATGCGGCTTAATGATGCTCGTCGCGATGCACGCCAAGATAGCGCTGGTGACTTAGTCACCCTGGACGAACAAAACAGAGCTTTGTGGCACCAAGAGGACATTCGTAGCGGCATCGAATGGCTTGAGCAGGCACTGACGCTCACTCCAACCGGCTACTACACCCTTCAGGCATCGATTGCCGCGGAACACTCACAGGCTAGCAGCGCCGAACAGACTGATTGGGGGAGAATCGTTAGGCTCTACGATGCCCTATGCCACCGCAACGCTTCACCAATTCTGGCACTGAATCGCGCAGTGGCCATTGCTATGAATGGTGCGCTGGCGACCGGCTTGCAGCTTCTTGATGAGTTAGCGCATCACCCACAAATGGCCCGCTACTATTTATTTTACGCTGCGCAAGCGGATTTACTGCGCCGCCAAGGCCAACAAGATGCAGCACAACGCGCTTATCAACAGGCACTTGTGCTGACGACGCTTGATCCAGAGAAGCGCTTTTTGCTCAGGCGGCTGTCTGAGCTAAAACAGCCTTGA
- a CDS encoding sn-glycerol-3-phosphate import ATP-binding protein UgpC, with the protein MASITLEGLKKTYAGNVAAVKGIDLQIEDGEFVVLVGPSGCGKSTLLRMVAGLETITEGTLKIGDRVVNKLEPAERDIAMVFQNYALYPHMTVYNNLAYGLKNRGFKKDDIDKRVRLAAKMLEIEDFLERKPRKLSGGQRQRVAMGRALVREPSAFLFDEPLSNLDAKLRVQMRVEIKQLQRRLKTTSLYVTHDQLEAMTLGDRLVVLNAGQIEQVGTPMEIYARPATMFVAEFIGSPAMNMLPLDYLRTQSSGVLEHLPEGTDTLGIRPDDMHLTPPEAPHLAIDATLMLFEAAGAESHLYVNLADSEQPTVIRTTGQPAVREGETLRFYVTRDALHPFNSITRKRTDG; encoded by the coding sequence ATGGCCAGCATTACCCTGGAAGGGCTAAAAAAAACCTATGCGGGCAACGTCGCTGCGGTCAAAGGGATCGACTTACAGATTGAAGACGGTGAGTTCGTGGTACTCGTTGGGCCATCCGGTTGTGGAAAATCGACCCTGCTACGGATGGTCGCTGGTCTTGAAACCATCACCGAAGGCACGCTCAAAATTGGCGATCGGGTAGTGAATAAGCTAGAGCCCGCTGAGCGCGATATCGCCATGGTGTTCCAAAACTACGCGCTTTATCCGCACATGACCGTCTACAACAACCTCGCTTATGGCTTAAAGAACCGAGGTTTCAAAAAAGATGACATTGATAAACGCGTGCGTTTAGCGGCCAAGATGCTGGAGATTGAAGACTTCCTGGAGCGCAAACCCCGCAAGCTTTCCGGCGGCCAGCGCCAACGTGTAGCGATGGGCCGAGCACTGGTCCGCGAGCCTTCAGCCTTCTTGTTTGACGAACCGCTTTCCAACCTAGACGCCAAACTGCGCGTACAAATGCGGGTAGAGATTAAACAGCTACAACGTCGCCTAAAAACCACCAGCCTGTATGTCACTCACGATCAGTTGGAAGCAATGACCCTGGGAGACCGCTTGGTCGTACTAAATGCCGGGCAAATTGAGCAGGTAGGCACACCGATGGAGATCTATGCCCGCCCGGCCACGATGTTCGTTGCGGAATTTATTGGCTCCCCGGCAATGAACATGTTGCCGTTGGATTATCTGCGTACTCAAAGCAGCGGCGTGCTGGAACACCTTCCCGAAGGCACCGACACTCTCGGCATTCGCCCAGACGATATGCACCTCACCCCGCCCGAGGCACCCCATCTAGCTATCGACGCGACACTAATGCTCTTTGAAGCGGCAGGCGCGGAAAGCCATCTTTACGTTAATCTCGCCGACAGCGAGCAACCCACGGTGATTCGCACCACGGGCCAGCCAGCCGTTCGTGAAGGGGAAACATTGCGCTTCTATGTAACCCGAGATGCCCTTCATCCTTTTAATAGCATCACTAGAAAGCGCACCGATGGTTAA
- the ugpE gene encoding sn-glycerol-3-phosphate ABC transporter permease UgpE, protein MVENRPWANFFAHLTLMIGVAVVVFPVYVALVASTQAPGDLLRGTLPMLPGAHGIENFTRMWQSGVSNAGAPPAGMMLWNSFVMAMAITIGKLSISLLSAFAIVYFRFRFRMFFFWLIFITLMLPVEVRIIPTFQVVADLNMLNSFAGLSIPLIASATATFLFRQFFMTIPEEMLEAARVDGAGPLKFFKDILMPLSVTNIAALFVIMFIYGWNQYLWPLLITTDPDYYTIVMGIQRMTSEENPQWHLIMAAVVMAALPPVLVILFMQRLFVKGLTETEK, encoded by the coding sequence ATGGTTGAAAACCGACCCTGGGCGAATTTTTTTGCTCACCTGACGTTAATGATTGGTGTCGCAGTGGTAGTGTTCCCTGTGTACGTTGCACTCGTGGCGTCTACCCAGGCACCGGGCGATTTGCTACGCGGCACGCTGCCGATGCTACCCGGCGCTCATGGTATCGAGAACTTTACCCGCATGTGGCAGTCCGGCGTTTCCAACGCAGGTGCCCCACCAGCAGGCATGATGCTATGGAACAGTTTTGTTATGGCCATGGCGATTACCATAGGAAAACTGTCGATCTCGCTACTGTCGGCGTTTGCGATTGTTTACTTCCGCTTTCGTTTTCGGATGTTCTTCTTTTGGCTAATTTTCATCACGCTGATGCTGCCCGTCGAAGTACGCATTATTCCGACGTTTCAGGTCGTCGCAGATCTCAATATGTTGAACAGCTTCGCGGGTCTCTCAATCCCACTGATTGCCTCGGCAACGGCGACGTTCCTATTTCGTCAGTTCTTTATGACGATTCCGGAAGAGATGCTGGAAGCGGCCCGAGTCGATGGTGCTGGTCCACTCAAGTTCTTCAAAGACATCCTTATGCCGCTATCCGTTACCAATATCGCGGCGCTGTTTGTGATCATGTTCATTTATGGCTGGAACCAATACCTGTGGCCACTGCTGATCACCACCGACCCTGACTACTACACCATTGTGATGGGCATTCAGCGCATGACCTCAGAAGAGAATCCCCAGTGGCATTTGATTATGGCCGCCGTGGTAATGGCCGCCCTGCCGCCGGTACTGGTGATTTTGTTTATGCAACGCCTGTTTGTAAAAGGCCTGACCGAGACGGAGAAATAA
- the ugpA gene encoding sn-glycerol-3-phosphate ABC transporter permease UgpA gives MQTKRMTFPGRFLPYALLAPQVIVTLIFFIWPAGQALYQSLLREDAFGLRTTFVGLENFARLFRDGAYLNSLSVTVVFAVGTTLLSMSVALLLASTVNRMIRSRSTYTTLLVWPYAIAPAIAGVLWWFIFNPSIGIVPYILDMVGYQWNHRNSGADAMMLVIFAAAWKQISYNFLFFLAGLQSIPQSLIEASAIDGASPMKRFWTIVFPLLTPTTFFLMVVNVVYAMFDTFGIIHATTQGGPAQATNTLVYKVYADGFVGLNLGSSAAQSVILMAIVVALTVVQFRFIERRVNY, from the coding sequence ATGCAAACCAAACGCATGACCTTCCCAGGGCGTTTTTTGCCCTACGCCCTGCTGGCTCCTCAGGTCATTGTCACGCTGATTTTCTTTATTTGGCCTGCCGGTCAAGCGCTTTACCAATCACTGCTGCGGGAAGACGCCTTTGGGCTACGCACCACCTTTGTGGGCTTGGAAAACTTTGCGCGACTCTTTCGCGATGGCGCTTATCTTAATTCGCTCTCAGTGACAGTGGTGTTTGCGGTAGGTACCACGCTGCTTTCCATGTCCGTTGCGCTGCTGTTAGCGAGCACGGTTAACCGCATGATCCGCTCACGCAGTACCTATACCACGCTGCTGGTATGGCCCTATGCAATTGCACCTGCCATTGCCGGTGTGCTGTGGTGGTTTATCTTCAACCCGTCGATTGGCATTGTGCCTTACATACTGGACATGGTCGGCTACCAGTGGAACCACCGTAATTCGGGCGCAGACGCCATGATGCTGGTGATTTTTGCCGCGGCCTGGAAGCAGATTTCTTATAATTTCCTGTTCTTCCTCGCTGGCTTACAGTCGATCCCTCAATCACTGATCGAAGCCTCGGCTATTGACGGCGCAAGCCCCATGAAGCGCTTCTGGACCATTGTTTTCCCGCTGCTGACGCCAACGACCTTCTTCTTGATGGTGGTTAACGTGGTTTACGCCATGTTCGATACATTCGGCATTATTCACGCGACTACCCAAGGCGGCCCTGCTCAGGCGACCAACACACTGGTCTATAAGGTCTACGCCGATGGCTTCGTAGGCTTGAACTTAGGTTCTTCGGCCGCTCAGTCAGTGATTTTAATGGCCATTGTGGTCGCACTTACGGTAGTGCAGTTCCGCTTTATTGAGCGCCGCGTGAACTACTAA
- the ugpB gene encoding sn-glycerol-3-phosphate ABC transporter substrate-binding protein UgpB has protein sequence MSRFTLHALTLGVATATFSLSAHSATEVTWWHAMGGQLGEILEEMTEEFNASQDDYRVTPSYRGNYTETMTGAIAAFRASEQPHILQVFEVGTGTMMNADGAIYPVYQLMEDHGRAFDRDAFLPAVVGYYTDTNGNMLSFPFNSSTPIMYYNRDVFEEAGLDPEQPPQTWDEVAEYATQITESGAANCGFTTSWPSWVMLENFSAMHNSPLGTLENGFGGIETEFNFNNELVARHWDNLKTWQDADAFKWGGPGSGPDSEPLFYSQECAIFFGSSASRADVAANSDFEVGFGMQPYYDDVDGAPQNSIIGGATLWALQGHTDDEYEAVAAFFEYLSQPEVQAEWHQQTGYLPITQAAWDLSKEQGYYDENPGADISLKQMTLNEPTENSKGLRFGNFVQIRDIISEEMEAVMTGAKSGQEAADSAVERGNQLLRDFQSANQ, from the coding sequence ATGTCTCGTTTCACATTGCACGCGCTTACCCTAGGGGTGGCGACCGCCACGTTTAGCCTTTCTGCCCATTCAGCGACTGAAGTGACTTGGTGGCACGCCATGGGAGGCCAGCTTGGTGAAATCCTTGAAGAAATGACGGAGGAGTTTAACGCCTCCCAGGATGATTACCGCGTAACGCCTAGCTATCGTGGCAATTATACCGAAACGATGACCGGTGCCATTGCGGCGTTCCGTGCAAGCGAGCAGCCTCATATTCTGCAGGTCTTCGAAGTCGGCACAGGTACCATGATGAATGCTGATGGCGCCATTTATCCGGTGTATCAGCTCATGGAGGATCATGGCCGTGCATTTGATCGTGACGCTTTCCTGCCGGCGGTAGTCGGTTACTACACCGACACAAACGGCAACATGTTGTCGTTCCCGTTCAACTCCTCAACGCCCATTATGTATTACAACCGTGACGTGTTTGAGGAAGCAGGTTTAGACCCTGAACAGCCGCCACAAACCTGGGATGAAGTCGCGGAATACGCAACTCAAATCACCGAGTCGGGCGCTGCCAACTGTGGTTTCACCACCTCATGGCCAAGCTGGGTCATGCTGGAAAACTTCTCTGCCATGCACAACTCTCCGCTAGGGACGTTAGAAAACGGTTTTGGCGGGATAGAAACAGAGTTCAACTTCAACAATGAACTGGTAGCCCGCCACTGGGATAATTTAAAGACGTGGCAGGATGCGGATGCCTTTAAGTGGGGCGGCCCTGGTTCCGGGCCAGACTCTGAACCGCTGTTTTACTCACAAGAGTGTGCGATTTTCTTTGGCTCTTCTGCATCACGTGCGGATGTCGCTGCTAATTCCGACTTTGAAGTCGGTTTCGGTATGCAGCCCTACTATGACGACGTAGATGGCGCGCCACAGAACTCCATCATTGGCGGTGCCACCCTGTGGGCACTTCAAGGCCATACCGATGACGAGTATGAAGCCGTTGCCGCCTTCTTTGAGTACCTCTCACAGCCTGAGGTACAAGCAGAGTGGCACCAGCAAACCGGTTACCTGCCAATCACTCAAGCAGCATGGGACTTAAGTAAAGAGCAGGGCTACTACGATGAGAATCCAGGTGCCGATATTTCGCTGAAGCAGATGACACTAAACGAACCGACTGAAAACTCAAAGGGCCTGCGGTTTGGTAACTTTGTACAGATCCGCGACATCATCTCCGAAGAGATGGAAGCCGTGATGACTGGCGCTAAATCTGGCCAAGAGGCTGCCGATTCAGCGGTTGAACGTGGTAATCAGTTGCTACGCGACTTCCAATCAGCCAACCAGTAA